TCGCAGATCTCCATGCAGCTTAGCTCCTCTTCGCTTTGCTCGCCCGCTTCACGTCAGCGCTTGCGACCGTTGCTGCTGCGCGCCGCTCCTCACTCTGGACTGTCTTAATCCGCGCGATCGTTCGTCGTATCTCACCCACTCGGCCGGGGTTGTCCGGCGAGCCACCGGTGGC
This sequence is a window from Methanomicrobia archaeon. Protein-coding genes within it:
- the rpmC gene encoding 50S ribosomal protein L29, which gives rise to ATGGSPDNPGRVGEIRRTIARIKTVQSEERRAAATVASADVKRASKAKRS